One genomic segment of Coffea arabica cultivar ET-39 chromosome 6e, Coffea Arabica ET-39 HiFi, whole genome shotgun sequence includes these proteins:
- the LOC113696639 gene encoding probable disease resistance protein At1g58390 produces MVKACGGLPLAVIVLGGTLATKQNLKEWESVNNNVRAYLGRGKSIMEEGNLHKILALSYNDLPYKLKPCFLYLSRYEEDYDIDTEELDKLWMAEGLISTKDRIGEESMMDVAERCLGELVTRCMVQGKAPADDVMLSYIGRSFASCRLHDLMRDLCLLKAKEENFLLPVSCHDDGILDEHVDISSLASNDHTQVYRLVIRFSEKSVRKFVPLVEKRNTRYLRSVVLMASGVQLKEGRVDKIMKSQINQFKMLRVLAVEGFDHLRLPKAIGKLIHLRYLSLRGSVFLRLPSSLGNLRYLQTLDFRDCPRCRIPDVLWKMRQLRYLYLPDAYGTHKLGKLKLNLFCKKLRLKGLDKLEILENFCPLSCSSQDISTLKNLRVLSAVVDMDFDEHFPTGIHRLMSNSDHARSTSLSIVSRRDSAATAALTKENLSDVVGQCFSRRNLQVLEVKGPMANFPKYDAQYMYASLVDMTLTEIEIEEDPMKTLERLPNLRSLLLAYGSFLGKEMRCKATGFGQLRFFRLFGLTNLVKWIVDEGAMPNLSVLTINCCPKLEIVPNGLRFIKTLKELIVVSMPERFTNRIQAVNGADQGQDFDKVSHIPSIIVNGCRIFDP; encoded by the coding sequence ATGGTGAAAGCATGTGGGGGTCTTCCATTGGCCGTGATAGTACTCGGCGGAACGCTTGCCACCAAGCAGAACTTGAAGGAATGGGAAAGCGTGAACAACAACGTTAGAGCTTATCTTGGAAGAGGAAAAAGCATTATGGAAGAAGGAAATCTGCACAAGATATTAGCTTTAAGCTACAATGACTTGCCCTACAAGTTGAAGCCTTGCTTCCTTTACCTAAGCAGATATGAAGAAGACTATGACATAGATACGGAGGAATTGGACAAGCTATGGATGGCAGAGGGTCTAATATCAACAAAAGATCGGATTGGTGAAGAATCAATGATGGATGTAGCAGAAAGATGCTTGGGAGAATTAGTAACACGGTGCATGGTTCAAGGCAAAGCCCCTGCTGATGATGTGATGCTGTCCTACATTGGAAGATCATTCGCATCGTGCCGCCTTCATGACTTAATGAGAGACCTATGTTTGCTCAAGGCCAAAGAAGAGAATTTCTTGCTACCCGTAAGTTGTCATGATGATGGAATTCTCGATGAGCATGTAGATATTTCTTCTTTGGCTAGTAACGATCACACACAAGTTTACCGACTGGTCATCCGTTTTTCAGAAAAGAGTGTAAGGAAATTTGTCCCCCTAGTTGAGAAGAGAAATACTAGGTACCTAAGGTCAGTTGTCTTAATGGCGTCAGGTGTGCAACTAAAGGAAGGGCGTGTTGATAAGATAATGAAGTCTCAAATCAATCAGTTCAAAATGCTTAGAGTGTTGGCCGTTGAAGGGTTCGATCACTTGAGGCTCCCAAAAGCTATTGGGAAGCTGATCCACTTGCGTTACTTGAGTTTAAGAGGTTCAGTTTTCTTACGTTTACCATCATCCTTGGGCAATTTACGATACTTGCAAACACTTGATTTTCGAGATTGCCCTAGATGTAGAATACCGGATGTGCTGTGGAAGATGAGACAACTTAGGTACCTGTATCTTCCGGATGCATACGGGACGCATAAGCTGGGTAAGTTAAAGCTGAATTTGTTCTGCAAAAAGTTGCGACTCAAGGGATTAGACAAGCTTGAGATACTGGAAAACTTCTGTCCTCTTTCTTGTTCATCTCAAGATATATCCACGTTGAAGAACCTTCGAGTTCTATCAGCAGTGGTGGACATGGACTTTGACGAGCACTTCCCCACAGGAATACATAGATTGATGTCAAATTCAGACCACGCACGTAGCACATCCCTAAGCATTGTCTCTAGAAGAGATTCAGCAGCCACCGCAGCCTTAACCAAGGAGAACTTGTCAGATGTTGTTGGTCAATGTTTCTCTCGTCGCAATCTTCAAGTCTTAGAGGTAAAGGGTCCCATGGCCAATTTCCCCAAGTACGATGCCCAGTACATGTATGCAAGCCTTGTTGACATGACATTAACAGAAATCGAGATAGAGGAAGATCCCATGAAAACACTGGAAAGGCTTCCTAATCTACGGTCACTTCTCTTGGCATATGGATCTTTTCTCGGGAAAGAGATGAGGTGCAAGGCAACAGGTTTTGGCCAACTTAGATTTTTTCGTCTTTTTGGTCTAACGAACTTGGTGAAGTGGATTGTTGACGAAGGAGCCATGCCCAACCTTTCGGTCTTGACGATTAATTGTTGTCCAAAGCTGGAGATAGTTCCGAATGGATTGAGATTCATTAAAACCCTGAAAGAGTTGATAGTTGTGTCGATGCCCGAGCGATTCACAAACAGGATCCAAGCGGTAAATGGTGCAGATCAGGGACAGGATTTTGACAAAGTCTCCCACATACCCTCCATTATTGTCAACGGATGCCGGATATTTGACCCCTGA
- the LOC113696640 gene encoding phosphatidylinositol 4-kinase gamma 1-like yields MAVAVDQNHVFKPFRRPPRCKLPSYPQIDYAMLESKNTSLVKSIKDAFDFNSIHKSFSTPCLSISTMVEEEFDSNSRIEIIAGNGAPRVRALVVEVAIAMASGVNPEPVSTGLGGAYFIRSRNGDTIAVAKPVDEEPLALNNPKGFAGRMLGQPGMKRSIRVGETGIRELAAYLLDHGGFAGVPPTALVKMSQVKFNVNGPDSILTPPYKIASIQRFVDHDSDAGDLGPSGFSVSSVHHIGILDIRLLNLDRHAGNILVRKGQEAYSGGVAELVPIDHGFCLPELLDDPYFEWLHWPQALVPFSESEIEYISSLDPFKDAELLKTTIPSIRESSIQILVLCTIFLKQAADSGMCLADIGEMMTREFNGGEENWSAFENLCMDAKSSLCGRITSDNGDQVEEDNEVFQFDDKKDGSSDFPESLESSPKPGKPAKILRFLSERLVTKLSDSELLLSKEEDSHQNDDNDNDYHNIVEESGTENGYAASEHKLGGVFMRSMSFAGLNHSNDNGGISFGEMSNEEWELFLENFQKLLPEFLEARKCMCLSKQRLGTSCEF; encoded by the coding sequence ATGGCTGTTGCAGTTGATCAAAACCATGTCTTCAAGCCATTTCGCCGACCTCCAAGATGTAAACTCCCATCTTACCCTCAAATTGACTACGCTATGTTGGAATCTAAGAATACAAGTCTCGTGAAATCAATCAAGGATGCCTTTGACTTCAACTCCATCCACAAAAGCTTCTCCACCCCATGCCTGTCTATTTCCACTATGGTGGAGGAAGAGTTTGATTCAAATTCAAGGATTGAAATTATTGCAGGAAATGGAGCTCCCAGGGTACGTGCTCTAGTAGTGGAGGTCGCGATAGCTATGGCCTCTGGTGTTAATCCCGAGCCGGTGTCAACTGGACTTGGGGGTGCCTACTTTATTAGGTCTAGAAATGGTGATACTATAGCTGTTGCAAAACCTGTGGATGAGGAACCTTTAGCCTTGAATAATCCTAAAGGCTTTGCAGGTCGGATGTTAGGCCAACCTGGCATGAAGCGCTCCATCAGGGTAGGTGAAACAGGCATCCGTGAATTGGCTGCTTATCTTCTTGATCATGGTGGCTTTGCTGGTGTCCCTCCAACCGCACTAGTTAAGATGTCTCAAGTCAAGTTTAACGTAAATGGTCCAGATTCGATCTTAACTCCACCTTATAAGATTGCCTCAATTCAGCGGTTTGTGGATCATGATTCTGATGCAGGGGATTTAGGCCCTTCTGGCTTCTCTGTCAGCTCTGTTCATCATATAGGAATATTGGATATAAGACTGCTTAATCTTGATAGGCATGCTGGGAACATTTTGGTGAGGAAAGGGCAAGAGGCTTATTCTGGTGGAGTAGCTGAGCTTGTGCCCATAGATCATGGATTCTGTTTACCTGAATTACTTGATGATCCATATTTTGAATGGTTGCATTGGCCACAGGCCTTAGTACCATTTTCAGAATCTGAAATAGAGTATATATCCAGCCTTGATCCATTCAAAGATGCAGAACTTCTGAAAACCACGATTCCATCAATTAGGGAGTCATCCATTCAGATTCTTGTGCTGTGTACCATATTCTTGAAGCAGGCTGCTGATTCTGGAATGTGCCTTGCTGATATTGGTGAAATGATGACTCGAGAGTTTAATGGAGGGGAAGAAAATTGGAGTGCATTTGAGAATCTCTGTATGGATGCGAAGAGTAGCCTGTGTGGAAGAATAACCTCTGATAATGGTGATCAGGTTGAAGAAGACAATGAAGTTTTCCAATTCGATGATAAAAAAGATGGCTCCTCAGATTTTCCTGAATCGTTAGAAAGCTCCCCTAAGCCAGGTAAGCCAGCAAAAATACTAAGGTTTTTGTCTGAAAGGTTAGTAACCAAATTAAGTGACTCAGAATTGCTCCTTTCAAAAGAGGAAGACAGCCACCAAAACGATGACAATGATAATGATTACCACAACATCGTGGAAGAGAGTGGAACAGAAAATGGTTACGCTGCTTCTGAACACAAGTTAGGCGGGGTATTCATGAGGAGCATGAGTTTTGCAGGACTCAATCACAGCAATGATAATGGAGGAATTTCTTTTGGAGAGATGAGTAATGAAGAATGGGAgttattcttggagaattttcaGAAGCTTTTGCCGGAGTTTTTGGAGGCAAGAAAGTGCATGTGCTTGTCAAAGCAAAGGTTAGGAACTTCTTGTGAGTTCTGA